A single genomic interval of Cupriavidus sp. MP-37 harbors:
- a CDS encoding ABC transporter ATP-binding protein → MPAPGSTLMCVDKLSVTFGHGEHATRAVREVSFDLRAGERYALVGESGSGKTVTALAMLRLVEDAYYDGAIRFEGKNLLEVSDREMRAIRGAEIAMIFQEPMTALNPLYTIGNQIVETLALHEGLDRRAARERAIALLERTGISDAAHRFDSFPHQLSGGQRQRAMIAMALACRPKLLLADEPTTALDVTIRAQILDLLRDLQAEFGMAVMLITHDLNLVRAFAQRVGVMEKGVLVETGETASVFAAPQHPYTRKLIDSRPRREVLPLVPLAPVLLEANKLGVSYARKRRGLAGWFGKDQFAAVKDVDFQLREGETLGIVGESGSGKTTLAHTVLALQRKSAGTIHFLGRSFDSATRDDRRKLRARMQVVFQDPFGSLAPRMTIEQIVGEGLALHQPGLSREATRQRVIEALREVGLDRTALGRYPHEFSGGQRQRIAIARVLILKPQILVLDEPTSALDVSIQQQVLALLSQLQHKYNLSYLFISHDLAVIRAMAHRVIVMKAGEVVEAGDTEVVLGAPQHPYTRKLMAAAQVGAA, encoded by the coding sequence ATGCCCGCGCCGGGATCGACGCTGATGTGTGTCGACAAGCTGTCCGTCACCTTCGGCCATGGCGAGCATGCCACCCGCGCCGTGCGCGAAGTCAGCTTCGACCTGCGCGCCGGCGAGCGCTATGCGCTGGTGGGCGAGTCGGGCTCGGGCAAGACCGTGACGGCGCTGGCCATGCTGCGGCTGGTGGAAGACGCCTACTACGATGGTGCGATCCGCTTCGAGGGCAAGAACCTGCTGGAGGTTTCCGATCGCGAGATGCGTGCGATCCGCGGCGCCGAGATCGCGATGATCTTCCAGGAGCCGATGACCGCGCTGAACCCGCTGTACACCATCGGCAACCAGATCGTCGAGACCCTGGCGCTGCACGAGGGACTGGACCGCCGCGCCGCGCGCGAGCGCGCCATCGCGCTGCTGGAGCGCACCGGCATCAGCGATGCCGCGCACCGCTTCGACAGCTTCCCGCACCAGCTGTCGGGCGGCCAGCGCCAGCGCGCCATGATCGCCATGGCGCTGGCGTGCCGGCCCAAGCTGCTGCTGGCCGACGAGCCGACCACGGCGCTGGACGTCACCATCCGCGCGCAGATCCTCGACCTGCTGCGCGACCTGCAGGCCGAGTTCGGCATGGCGGTGATGCTGATCACGCACGACCTCAACCTGGTGCGCGCGTTCGCGCAACGCGTCGGCGTGATGGAGAAGGGCGTGCTGGTGGAAACCGGCGAGACCGCCAGCGTGTTTGCCGCGCCCCAGCATCCCTATACCCGCAAGCTGATCGACAGCCGCCCGCGGCGCGAGGTGCTGCCGCTGGTGCCGCTGGCGCCGGTGCTGCTCGAGGCGAACAAGCTCGGCGTCAGCTATGCGCGCAAGCGCCGCGGCCTGGCAGGGTGGTTCGGCAAGGACCAGTTCGCGGCGGTCAAGGATGTCGACTTCCAGCTGCGCGAGGGCGAGACCCTGGGCATCGTCGGCGAATCGGGCTCGGGCAAGACCACGCTGGCGCATACCGTGCTGGCGCTGCAGCGCAAGAGCGCGGGTACCATCCATTTCCTCGGCCGCAGTTTCGACAGCGCCACGCGCGACGATCGCCGCAAGCTGCGCGCGCGCATGCAGGTGGTGTTCCAGGATCCGTTCGGATCGCTGGCGCCGCGCATGACCATCGAGCAGATCGTCGGCGAAGGCCTGGCGCTGCACCAGCCCGGGCTATCGCGCGAGGCCACGCGCCAGCGCGTGATCGAGGCACTGCGCGAGGTCGGCCTCGACCGTACCGCGCTGGGCCGCTATCCGCATGAATTCTCCGGCGGGCAGCGCCAGCGCATTGCCATCGCCCGCGTGCTGATCCTCAAGCCCCAGATACTGGTGCTGGACGAGCCGACCTCGGCGCTGGACGTGTCGATCCAGCAGCAGGTGCTGGCGCTGCTGTCGCAGCTGCAGCACAAGTACAACCTCAGCTACCTGTTTATCAGCCATGACCTAGCGGTGATCCGCGCCATGGCGCACCGGGTCATCGTGATGAAGGCGGGCGAGGTGGTCGAGGCGGGCGACACCGAGGTGGTGCTCGGCGCACCGCAGCATCCCTATACGCGCAAGCTGATGGCCGCGGCGCAGGTCGGTGCCGCGTGA
- a CDS encoding extracellular solute-binding protein has protein sequence MPIQARWPLQAAWQCFRRDAVLHGGWAAMKLALTLAAGVSLFSDPAWAAHGFALHGDLKYQPNFSHFEYANPNAPVGGTLTLANPDRRTSFDKFNPFTLKGTSAPGLNALMFESLLISSADESASAYGLLAEDVTVAPDELSVTFTIRPQARFSNGDPVLASDVKYSYDMLMSKASSPGYRSMCTDVKAVVVTGERTVRFDFKQRNRELPLIVGSLPVFSRKWTAKVPFEKLTFEPPVTSGPYLIERFDAGRGIIFQRDPKYWGKDLAVRRGTFNFARVVYRLYKDETARLEAFKAGEFDAIVEYKAKNWAKSYQGTRFRNGELLKTEFPHRNGAGMQGYVMNLRKPVFQDVRVRQALILALDFEWLNRQLFYGAYKRLDSWFSNSELSASATFDGRPGPGELVLLEPLRAQLPPEVFGPDVVQPSTAPPRSLRDNLRLARRLLAQAGWTYTDGALRNAKGEPLVFEFLDDGGAMSRVITTYVRNLEKLGIQVHQRTTDFALYQKRLEDFDFDMVSIRFPDSQSPGNELRDRFSSEAAGTPGSDNLFGLKSPVVDKLVDNVLRADTREELVTAGRALDRVLMHGYYIVPNWYSASHRVAYRRTLAYPQRLPYFYTAEGWILSHWWRTDVQAQAR, from the coding sequence ATGCCTATTCAAGCACGTTGGCCGCTTCAGGCGGCATGGCAGTGCTTCCGGCGGGATGCAGTACTGCATGGTGGTTGGGCGGCAATGAAGCTGGCGCTGACGCTGGCGGCGGGGGTCTCGCTCTTTTCTGATCCGGCATGGGCGGCGCATGGCTTTGCGCTGCATGGGGACCTCAAATACCAGCCGAATTTCTCGCACTTCGAATACGCCAATCCCAACGCACCGGTCGGCGGCACGCTGACGCTCGCCAATCCTGACCGGCGCACCAGTTTCGACAAGTTCAATCCGTTCACGCTGAAGGGCACCTCGGCGCCGGGCCTGAACGCGCTGATGTTCGAGTCGCTGCTGATCAGCAGTGCCGACGAAAGCGCCAGCGCCTACGGCCTGCTGGCCGAGGACGTCACGGTGGCGCCCGACGAGTTGTCGGTCACCTTCACGATCCGCCCGCAGGCGCGCTTTTCCAATGGCGACCCGGTGCTCGCGTCGGACGTCAAGTATTCCTACGACATGCTGATGAGCAAGGCCTCGAGCCCCGGCTATCGCAGCATGTGCACCGACGTCAAGGCGGTGGTCGTGACCGGCGAGCGCACCGTGCGCTTCGATTTCAAGCAGCGCAACCGCGAGCTGCCGCTGATCGTCGGCTCGCTGCCGGTGTTCTCGCGCAAATGGACCGCCAAGGTGCCGTTCGAGAAGCTGACCTTCGAGCCGCCGGTGACCAGCGGCCCCTACCTGATCGAGCGCTTCGACGCCGGCCGCGGCATCATCTTCCAGCGCGACCCGAAATACTGGGGCAAGGACCTCGCCGTGCGGCGCGGCACCTTCAACTTCGCGCGCGTGGTCTACCGCCTGTACAAGGACGAGACCGCGCGGCTCGAGGCCTTCAAGGCCGGCGAGTTCGACGCCATCGTCGAATACAAGGCCAAGAACTGGGCCAAGAGCTACCAGGGCACGCGCTTCCGCAACGGCGAGCTGCTCAAGACCGAGTTCCCGCACCGCAACGGCGCCGGCATGCAGGGCTATGTCATGAACCTGCGCAAGCCGGTGTTCCAGGACGTGCGCGTACGCCAGGCGCTGATCCTCGCGCTGGATTTCGAATGGCTCAACCGGCAACTGTTCTACGGCGCCTACAAGCGGCTGGACAGCTGGTTCTCCAACAGCGAGCTGTCGGCCAGCGCCACCTTCGACGGCCGGCCCGGGCCCGGTGAACTGGTGCTGCTCGAACCGCTGCGCGCGCAGCTGCCGCCGGAGGTGTTCGGCCCCGACGTGGTCCAGCCCAGCACCGCGCCGCCGCGCTCGCTGCGCGACAACCTGCGCCTGGCGCGGCGGCTGCTGGCCCAGGCCGGCTGGACCTATACCGACGGCGCGCTGCGCAATGCCAAGGGCGAGCCGCTGGTGTTCGAGTTCCTCGACGACGGCGGCGCCATGAGCCGGGTGATCACCACCTACGTGCGCAACCTCGAGAAGCTCGGCATCCAGGTGCACCAGCGCACCACGGATTTCGCGCTGTACCAGAAGCGCCTCGAAGACTTCGACTTCGACATGGTGTCGATTCGCTTCCCCGATTCGCAAAGCCCCGGCAATGAGCTGCGCGACCGCTTCTCCAGCGAGGCCGCGGGCACGCCGGGCTCGGACAACCTGTTCGGGCTGAAGTCGCCGGTGGTCGACAAGCTGGTGGACAACGTGCTGCGCGCCGATACCCGCGAGGAACTGGTCACCGCCGGCCGCGCGCTGGACCGGGTGCTGATGCACGGCTATTACATCGTGCCGAACTGGTACAGCGCGTCGCACCGGGTGGCCTACCGCAGGACGCTGGCGTATCCGCAGCGGCTGCCGTATTTCTACACGGCCGAAGGCTGGATCCTCAGCCACTGGTGGCGCACCGACGTGCAGGCGCAAGCCCGCTGA
- a CDS encoding microcin C ABC transporter permease YejB — MLAYLLKRILLMIPTLVGVITLTFVVIQFVPGGPVEQMMMELKGRGGAGEASGGGAEYRGRRGVDPDKIKEIQALYGFDKPPLERYFLMLKRFAQFDLGQSYFQHRSVWELVKSKLPVSVSLGLWTFFLTYLISVPLGISKAIRAGSRFDVVTSVIVLVGYAIPGFVLGVLLLVLFGGGTFVQWFPLRGLTSDNWEQLSLMGKVMDYLWHLVLPITASVVGSFAVVTMLTKNAFLEEIRKQYVLTARAKGLGERRVLWKHVFRNALIPLVTGFPAAFIGAFFTGSLLIETLFSLDGLGLLSYEAVLRRDYPVVLGTLYLFTLIGLVTRLISDVCYVLVDPRIHFEGLHR; from the coding sequence ATGCTTGCCTATCTGCTCAAACGCATTTTGCTGATGATTCCGACTTTGGTCGGGGTCATCACGCTGACCTTCGTCGTGATCCAGTTCGTGCCGGGCGGCCCGGTCGAACAGATGATGATGGAGCTGAAAGGGCGCGGCGGCGCTGGCGAAGCCAGCGGCGGCGGCGCCGAATACCGCGGGCGGCGCGGCGTCGACCCCGACAAGATCAAGGAGATCCAGGCCCTCTACGGCTTCGACAAGCCGCCGCTGGAGCGCTACTTCCTGATGCTCAAGCGCTTTGCGCAGTTCGACCTGGGGCAGAGCTATTTCCAGCACCGCAGCGTGTGGGAGCTGGTCAAGTCCAAGCTGCCGGTTTCGGTCAGCCTCGGCTTGTGGACCTTCTTCCTGACCTACCTGATATCGGTGCCGCTCGGCATCTCCAAGGCGATCCGGGCGGGCAGCCGCTTCGACGTGGTGACCAGCGTCATCGTGCTGGTGGGCTATGCCATTCCCGGCTTCGTGCTGGGCGTGCTGCTGCTGGTGCTGTTCGGCGGCGGCACCTTCGTGCAGTGGTTCCCGCTGCGCGGGCTGACTTCCGACAACTGGGAGCAGCTGTCGCTGATGGGCAAGGTGATGGACTACCTGTGGCACCTGGTGCTGCCGATCACGGCGTCGGTGGTGGGCAGCTTCGCGGTCGTGACCATGCTGACCAAGAACGCCTTCCTCGAGGAAATCCGCAAGCAGTACGTGCTGACCGCGCGCGCCAAGGGCCTGGGCGAGCGCCGCGTGCTGTGGAAGCACGTCTTCCGCAATGCCCTGATCCCGCTGGTGACCGGGTTCCCGGCGGCGTTCATCGGCGCCTTCTTCACCGGCTCGCTGCTGATCGAGACGCTGTTCTCGCTCGACGGCCTGGGGCTGCTGTCGTATGAGGCGGTGCTGCGGCGCGACTATCCGGTGGTGCTGGGCACGCTCTACCTGTTCACGCTGATCGGGCTGGTCACCCGCCTGATCTCCGACGTCTGCTACGTGCTGGTGGATCCGCGCATCCATTTCGAGGGCCTGCACCGATGA
- the gltX gene encoding glutamate--tRNA ligase has protein sequence MTQRVRTRFAPSPTGFIHLGNIRSALYPWAFARRMQGDFILRIEDTDVERSSQEAVDVILESMAWLELDIDEGPFYQMQRMDRYREVVAQMVEAGLAYRCYMSTAELDALREAQRERGEKPRYNGFWRPEPGKVLPEPPAGVDPVIRFKNPIGGSVVWDDAVKGRIEIANDELDDLVIARPDGTPTYNFCVVVDDLDMRITHVIRGDDHVNNTPRQINIIRALGGTPPVYAHLPTVLNEQGEKMSKRHGAMSVTGYRDEGYLPEAVLNYLARLGWAHGDAEIFSREQFVEWFDLEHLGKSPAQYNPEKLAWLNNHYIKVGDNQRLATLTQPFIEALGGKVEGADLVGVIALVKDRANTLKEVAQAALLFYRGEPQADAALKAEHLTPEIQPALAALSARLAALPAWTREEISAAFKAVLAEFGLKMPKLAMPVRLLVAGQLQTPSIDAVLELFGRDTVLRRLAAAA, from the coding sequence ATGACCCAACGCGTCCGCACCCGCTTTGCGCCGAGCCCGACCGGCTTCATCCATCTCGGCAACATCCGCTCCGCGCTCTATCCCTGGGCCTTTGCCCGCCGCATGCAAGGCGACTTCATCCTGCGCATCGAGGATACCGACGTCGAGCGTTCGTCGCAGGAAGCGGTCGACGTGATCCTCGAAAGCATGGCATGGCTGGAACTGGATATCGACGAGGGTCCGTTCTACCAGATGCAGCGCATGGACCGCTATCGCGAGGTGGTGGCGCAGATGGTCGAGGCCGGCCTGGCCTACCGCTGCTACATGAGCACGGCGGAACTGGACGCACTGCGCGAAGCCCAGCGCGAGCGCGGCGAAAAGCCGCGCTACAACGGCTTCTGGCGCCCGGAGCCGGGCAAGGTGCTGCCCGAACCGCCGGCCGGCGTGGACCCGGTGATCCGCTTCAAGAACCCCATCGGCGGCAGCGTGGTGTGGGACGACGCGGTCAAGGGCCGCATCGAGATTGCCAACGACGAGCTTGACGACCTGGTGATCGCGCGCCCCGACGGCACGCCCACCTACAACTTCTGCGTGGTGGTGGATGACCTGGACATGCGCATCACGCATGTGATCCGCGGCGACGATCACGTCAACAACACGCCGCGCCAGATCAACATCATCCGCGCGCTGGGCGGCACGCCCCCGGTCTATGCCCATCTGCCGACGGTGCTCAACGAGCAGGGCGAGAAGATGAGCAAGCGCCATGGCGCGATGAGCGTGACCGGGTATCGCGACGAGGGCTACCTGCCCGAGGCGGTGCTGAACTATCTGGCCCGGCTGGGCTGGGCCCACGGCGATGCCGAGATCTTCTCGCGCGAACAGTTCGTCGAGTGGTTCGACCTGGAACACCTCGGCAAGTCGCCCGCCCAGTACAACCCCGAGAAGCTGGCCTGGCTCAACAACCACTACATCAAGGTCGGCGACAACCAGCGCCTGGCCACGCTGACGCAGCCGTTCATCGAGGCGCTGGGCGGCAAGGTGGAAGGGGCGGACCTGGTCGGCGTGATCGCGCTGGTGAAGGACCGCGCCAACACGCTGAAGGAAGTCGCGCAGGCCGCGCTGCTGTTCTATCGTGGCGAGCCGCAGGCGGATGCCGCGCTCAAGGCGGAACACCTGACCCCTGAGATCCAGCCGGCGCTGGCGGCACTGTCGGCCCGGCTGGCGGCGTTGCCCGCCTGGACCCGCGAAGAGATCAGCGCTGCTTTCAAGGCCGTGCTGGCCGAGTTCGGGCTGAAGATGCCGAAGCTGGCCATGCCGGTACGGCTGCTGGTGGCGGGACAGCTGCAGACGCCCAGCATCGACGCGGTACTGGAACTGTTCGGCCGCGACACGGTGCTGCGCCGCCTGGCCGCCGCGGCTTGA
- a CDS encoding patatin-like phospholipase family protein has protein sequence MQRRHFLGIPAAALLAGCAFGPRPAPPAAATPAPPAQRPVKIGLALGGGAARGFAHIGVIKALEAQGIHADLVTGTSAGAVVAALYASGLNGFQLNKLALTMDEAAIADWALPFGTRFGGWLKGEALQNYVNRLVQNRPIEAMKLPLGIVATDLKSGEKILFRRGNTGQAVRASSSVPGVFQPVSIQGHDYVDGGLVEPVPVDSARSMGADFVIAVNISADPSAQQHAGQSGVLLQTTAIMGQSINRMALARADVVIRPELPDMGGSDFNARNRAVLAGEQATAAVMATLRQRLEQARLAPAGKVAAQ, from the coding sequence ATGCAACGACGTCATTTTCTCGGCATTCCCGCCGCCGCCCTGCTGGCCGGCTGCGCCTTCGGCCCGCGTCCCGCGCCGCCGGCCGCGGCCACGCCCGCGCCACCCGCGCAACGGCCCGTCAAGATCGGCCTGGCGCTGGGCGGCGGCGCGGCGCGCGGCTTCGCGCATATCGGCGTGATCAAGGCGCTCGAGGCCCAGGGCATCCACGCCGACCTGGTCACCGGCACCAGCGCCGGCGCGGTGGTGGCGGCGCTGTACGCCAGCGGGCTCAACGGCTTCCAGCTCAACAAGCTGGCCCTGACCATGGACGAGGCCGCCATCGCCGACTGGGCCCTGCCGTTCGGCACCCGCTTCGGCGGCTGGCTCAAGGGCGAGGCCCTGCAGAACTACGTCAACCGCCTGGTGCAGAACCGCCCCATCGAAGCCATGAAGCTGCCGCTGGGCATCGTCGCCACCGACCTGAAGAGCGGTGAGAAGATCCTGTTCCGGCGCGGCAACACGGGCCAGGCCGTGCGCGCTTCCAGCAGCGTCCCCGGCGTGTTCCAGCCGGTCTCGATCCAGGGGCATGACTATGTCGACGGCGGCCTGGTCGAGCCGGTGCCGGTCGATTCCGCGCGCAGCATGGGCGCGGACTTTGTCATCGCGGTCAATATCTCGGCCGATCCGTCGGCGCAGCAGCACGCCGGCCAGAGCGGCGTGCTGCTGCAGACCACGGCGATCATGGGCCAGTCCATCAACCGCATGGCGCTGGCCCGCGCCGACGTGGTGATCCGGCCCGAACTGCCCGACATGGGCGGCAGCGACTTCAATGCGCGCAACCGCGCCGTGCTGGCGGGCGAACAGGCCACCGCGGCGGTCATGGCAACGCTGCGGCAGCGTCTGGAACAGGCCCGGCTGGCGCCGGCCGGCAAGGTCGCGGCGCAGTAG
- a CDS encoding MATE family efflux transporter — protein MTLFQDLRRIAALAAPVLAGQLAVIAFGVIDTVMAGRASATDLAAVGLGGSIYVTIYISLMGVLQALSPIAGQLYGAGRLEAIGAEVRQAAWLGAALALPGVLLLAFPGPLLAFAKAPPELVEKATAYLHFGAFGLPAALAFRIYSALNNALSRPIMVTVLQVGGLALKVPLNAWFIHGGLGLPAMGGPGCGLASTLISWGWCIAGVLILRHGSAYHALRIFDTWSWPAAAPLRALLRLGVPMGLTYLIEITSFTLMSIFITRLGTVTLAGHQIIANLGAVAYMLPLSLGIATSTLVAQHLGARDRAGASRLAWRGIRMAVVLAMLTGALLWLMRKPVLDAYASDPAVVAAALPLVLFVAFYQAFDAVQVMTAFILRAYKIALIPTVIYAGSLWGIGLGGGYVLGFGLIDGLPAFTHGASGFWLANSISLALAGVLLVRYFSRVSKDPEN, from the coding sequence ATGACACTGTTCCAAGACCTTCGCCGCATTGCCGCCCTGGCCGCCCCCGTGCTGGCCGGGCAACTCGCCGTGATCGCCTTCGGCGTGATCGACACCGTGATGGCCGGACGCGCCTCCGCCACCGACCTCGCCGCCGTGGGGCTGGGCGGATCGATCTACGTGACCATCTATATCAGCCTGATGGGCGTGCTGCAGGCGCTCTCGCCCATCGCCGGCCAGCTCTACGGCGCCGGCCGCCTCGAGGCCATCGGCGCGGAAGTGCGGCAGGCCGCCTGGCTGGGCGCCGCGCTGGCGCTGCCCGGTGTGCTGCTGCTGGCGTTTCCGGGCCCGCTGCTGGCCTTCGCCAAGGCCCCGCCCGAGCTGGTCGAAAAGGCCACCGCCTACCTGCATTTCGGTGCCTTCGGCCTGCCGGCGGCCCTGGCCTTCCGCATCTACTCGGCGCTGAACAATGCGCTGTCGCGGCCGATCATGGTGACGGTGCTGCAGGTCGGCGGGCTGGCGCTGAAGGTGCCGCTCAATGCCTGGTTCATACACGGCGGACTGGGCCTGCCGGCGATGGGCGGGCCTGGCTGCGGCCTGGCGTCGACGCTGATCAGCTGGGGCTGGTGCATCGCCGGGGTGCTGATCCTGCGCCATGGCAGCGCCTATCATGCGCTGCGCATCTTCGACACCTGGAGCTGGCCCGCCGCCGCGCCGCTGCGCGCGCTGTTGCGCCTGGGCGTACCGATGGGGCTGACCTACCTGATCGAGATCACGTCGTTCACGCTGATGTCGATCTTCATCACGCGACTGGGCACGGTGACGCTCGCCGGCCACCAGATCATCGCCAACCTGGGGGCGGTGGCCTACATGCTGCCGCTGTCGCTGGGCATTGCCACCTCGACGCTGGTGGCCCAGCATCTCGGCGCGCGCGACCGGGCCGGCGCCAGCCGCCTCGCCTGGCGCGGCATCCGCATGGCGGTGGTGCTCGCGATGTTGACCGGCGCGCTGCTGTGGCTGATGCGCAAGCCCGTGCTGGACGCCTATGCCAGCGACCCCGCGGTGGTCGCCGCGGCGCTGCCGCTGGTGCTGTTCGTGGCGTTCTACCAGGCATTCGACGCGGTGCAGGTGATGACGGCCTTTATCCTGCGCGCATACAAGATCGCGCTGATCCCGACGGTGATCTACGCCGGCTCGCTGTGGGGCATCGGTTTGGGCGGAGGCTACGTGCTGGGCTTTGGCCTGATCGACGGCTTGCCGGCCTTCACGCATGGCGCGAGCGGCTTCTGGCTGGCCAACAGCATCAGCCTGGCGCTGGCAGGCGTGCTGCTGGTGCGGTATTTCAGCAGGGTCAGCAAGGATCCGGAAAATTGA
- a CDS encoding ABC transporter permease — protein MKPFSHAAANGLPHSPSPRQRAWQRFRRNRRGYWSLVIFVLIFVLSLGAELLSSNRPLVVHYKGEWYFPIVKVYPETTFDGDFPTPADYLDPYIRDRITTNGNFAVFPLNRYSYDSLNYFAKEPNPAPPSAENWLGTDDRGRDVLARLLYGFRVSVLFALALTVIGVLVGTLTGALMGFFGGRFDLFSQRAIEIWSSMPELYLLIIFASIFEPSLALLIILLSLFGWMGLSDYVRAEFYRNRSLDYVKAARALGLSNVQIMWRHILPNSLTPVITFLPFRMSAAILALTSLDFLGLGVPPTTPSLGELLAQGKANLDAWWISLSTFAVLVVTLLLLTFMGDALRDAFDTRLGLAALRGRVEPKVPAGAPTGAAPEATP, from the coding sequence ATGAAACCGTTCTCGCACGCGGCGGCCAACGGCCTGCCGCATTCGCCTTCGCCGCGCCAGCGCGCCTGGCAGCGTTTTCGCCGCAACCGGCGCGGCTACTGGAGCCTGGTGATCTTCGTCCTTATCTTCGTGCTCAGCCTTGGCGCGGAACTGCTGTCGAGCAACCGGCCGCTGGTGGTGCACTACAAGGGCGAATGGTATTTCCCCATCGTCAAGGTCTATCCCGAAACCACCTTCGACGGCGATTTCCCGACGCCGGCCGACTACCTGGACCCGTATATCCGCGACCGCATCACCACCAACGGCAATTTCGCGGTGTTTCCACTCAACCGGTATTCATACGACTCGCTCAACTACTTCGCCAAGGAACCCAATCCGGCACCGCCCTCGGCGGAGAACTGGCTCGGCACCGACGACCGCGGCCGCGACGTGCTGGCGCGGCTGCTGTACGGCTTCCGCGTGTCGGTGCTGTTCGCGCTGGCGCTGACGGTGATCGGGGTGCTGGTCGGCACCCTGACCGGGGCGCTGATGGGCTTCTTCGGCGGGCGCTTCGACCTGTTCTCGCAGCGCGCCATCGAGATCTGGAGCTCGATGCCCGAGCTCTACCTGCTGATCATCTTCGCCTCGATCTTCGAGCCCAGCCTGGCGCTGCTGATCATCCTGCTGTCGCTGTTCGGCTGGATGGGGCTGTCCGACTACGTGCGCGCCGAGTTCTACCGCAACCGCTCGCTCGACTACGTCAAGGCCGCGCGCGCGCTGGGCCTGTCCAACGTGCAGATCATGTGGCGCCATATCCTGCCCAACAGCCTGACTCCGGTGATCACCTTCCTGCCATTCCGCATGAGCGCGGCCATCCTGGCGCTGACCAGCCTGGACTTCCTCGGCCTGGGCGTGCCGCCCACCACGCCCAGCCTGGGCGAGCTGCTGGCGCAGGGCAAGGCCAACCTCGACGCGTGGTGGATCTCGCTGTCGACCTTCGCGGTGCTGGTGGTCACGCTGCTGTTGCTGACCTTCATGGGCGATGCGCTGCGCGATGCCTTCGATACCCGGCTGGGCCTGGCCGCGCTGCGCGGCCGCGTCGAACCCAAGGTTCCCGCCGGCGCGCCCACCGGCGCGGCACCGGAGGCCACGCCATGA
- the fabI gene encoding enoyl-ACP reductase FabI, translating into MGFLAGKRILITGLLSNRSIAYGIASACKREGAELAFTYVGERFKDRISDFAKEFGSDLVFECDVGSDEQIAATFAALGQRWEKFDGLVHSIGFAPREAIAGDFLDGLSREGFRIAHDISAYSFPALAKAALPLLSDKASLLTLTYLGAERVVPNYNTMGLAKASLEASVRYLAASVGPRGIRANGISAGPIKTLAASGIKGFGKLLGHFEEAAPLRRNVTIEEVGNVAAFLLSDLASGVTGEITYVDGGFNVVGASVADAE; encoded by the coding sequence ATGGGATTTCTGGCAGGTAAGCGGATCCTGATCACCGGCTTGCTTTCGAACCGCTCGATCGCCTATGGCATTGCCTCGGCGTGCAAGCGCGAAGGCGCCGAACTGGCCTTCACCTACGTCGGCGAACGGTTCAAGGACCGGATCAGCGACTTTGCCAAGGAATTCGGCAGCGACCTGGTATTCGAATGCGACGTCGGCAGCGACGAGCAGATTGCCGCCACCTTCGCCGCGCTGGGCCAGCGCTGGGAAAAGTTCGACGGCCTGGTGCATTCGATCGGCTTCGCCCCGCGTGAAGCGATTGCCGGCGATTTCCTCGACGGCCTGTCGCGCGAAGGCTTCCGCATCGCCCACGACATTTCCGCATACAGCTTCCCGGCGCTGGCCAAGGCCGCGCTGCCGCTGCTGTCGGACAAGGCCTCGCTGCTGACGCTGACTTACCTGGGCGCCGAGCGCGTCGTCCCCAACTACAACACCATGGGCCTGGCCAAGGCCTCGCTCGAAGCCAGCGTGCGCTACCTGGCCGCATCGGTGGGCCCGCGCGGCATCCGCGCCAACGGCATTTCGGCCGGTCCGATCAAGACCCTGGCCGCGTCCGGCATCAAGGGCTTCGGCAAGCTGCTCGGCCACTTCGAAGAAGCCGCGCCGCTGCGCCGCAATGTCACCATCGAAGAAGTCGGCAACGTCGCCGCCTTCCTGCTGTCGGACCTGGCCAGCGGCGTGACGGGTGAGATCACCTATGTCGATGGCGGCTTCAACGTGGTCGGCGCGAGCGTGGCAGACGCGGAGTAA
- a CDS encoding C40 family peptidase: MQRSVLHSLARAAVGFALACGATVSNGVLADTVFKDADTRIESAAPAMDPHPEGKRGLLSSVVNSTSNVASKAGDLVMNALGLIGVRYRFGGNTPESGLDCSGFVRYVFHDTFGFMLPRRSVEISRVGTTVATSDLRPGDLVFFNTMRQTFSHVGIYIGDNKFVHAPSTGSKIRVDDMRAAYWVTRYNGARRIDEGNERSGESLGDMVETLKRYDPKAARASMYGG; encoded by the coding sequence ATGCAGCGATCGGTGCTTCATTCCCTGGCGCGCGCCGCCGTCGGATTTGCCCTTGCCTGCGGTGCGACTGTGTCGAATGGAGTGCTGGCGGATACGGTATTCAAGGATGCCGACACCCGTATCGAGTCCGCGGCCCCGGCCATGGATCCGCATCCGGAAGGCAAGCGCGGCTTGCTGTCGTCGGTGGTGAATTCCACCAGCAACGTTGCCAGCAAGGCTGGCGACCTGGTCATGAATGCGCTGGGCCTGATCGGCGTGCGTTACCGCTTCGGCGGCAATACGCCCGAATCGGGCCTGGACTGCAGCGGCTTCGTCCGCTACGTGTTCCATGACACCTTCGGCTTCATGCTGCCGCGCCGCTCCGTCGAAATCAGCCGCGTCGGCACCACCGTGGCGACCAGCGACCTGCGTCCGGGCGACCTGGTGTTTTTCAACACCATGCGCCAGACCTTCTCGCACGTCGGCATCTATATCGGCGACAACAAGTTCGTGCATGCGCCGTCCACCGGCAGCAAGATCCGGGTCGACGACATGCGCGCGGCCTATTGGGTGACCCGCTACAACGGCGCCCGCCGCATCGACGAAGGCAACGAGCGCAGCGGCGAGAGCCTTGGCGACATGGTCGAGACGCTCAAGCGCTACGATCCCAAGGCTGCCCGCGCGTCGATGTACGGCGGCTGA